One segment of Niabella beijingensis DNA contains the following:
- a CDS encoding dihydrofolate reductase family protein, whose amino-acid sequence MSRIFVFNWISVDGIFSGPDGATDWFTHDAELDQANREILDSADTILFGRVTFKMMESFWPTAGAAEQFPDVARYMSRAAKHTFSTTVTGSTWENSFFYKEISPESIAAIRKTAGNDIVVFGSGMVCNTLLRNGWIDTYTLLLDPQLMGRGRRFFTDVPPTALRLKETRTFPSGIVRLDYDVV is encoded by the coding sequence ATGAGCAGGATTTTTGTCTTTAACTGGATTTCCGTTGATGGTATTTTTTCCGGTCCGGATGGTGCCACTGACTGGTTTACACATGATGCGGAGCTGGACCAGGCCAACCGGGAGATTTTAGATTCCGCAGATACAATTTTATTTGGCAGGGTTACGTTTAAGATGATGGAGTCCTTCTGGCCTACGGCCGGCGCAGCAGAGCAGTTTCCGGATGTGGCGCGTTATATGAGCCGCGCGGCCAAGCATACATTTTCAACTACCGTGACCGGTAGCACCTGGGAAAACAGCTTTTTTTACAAAGAGATCAGTCCGGAATCCATAGCTGCGATCCGGAAAACCGCCGGAAATGATATAGTTGTTTTTGGAAGCGGAATGGTCTGCAATACCCTTCTCCGGAACGGATGGATCGATACGTACACCCTGCTGCTGGATCCGCAGCTGATGGGCAGGGGCCGGCGTTTTTTTACAGATGTGCCTCCTACTGCATTGCGGTTAAAGGAGACCCGGACCTTCCCATCGGGTATCGTCCGTCTTGACTATGATGTGGTGTAG
- a CDS encoding DinB family protein, whose protein sequence is MQTTTAENGQLLREFSTAADTFIRTLSRVPEAAFNTAPFEGSWSPAQVGDHVLKFLSGIKGALALPQAEPGRAPDAHEPLLREIFLNFERKAKAPAIVAPSDETIHKDALMHALKGTSEILGTQIGEGNLLLLCEGAPFPTIGDMTGLEWVLFGTYHLQRHTRQLVQMQSHSNTASA, encoded by the coding sequence ATGCAAACAACAACAGCAGAAAATGGGCAGTTGCTCCGTGAATTTTCAACCGCGGCCGACACCTTTATACGAACCCTTTCCCGGGTACCCGAAGCGGCGTTTAACACCGCGCCGTTCGAAGGCAGCTGGTCGCCGGCACAGGTGGGAGACCATGTTTTGAAATTTTTAAGTGGCATCAAAGGCGCACTGGCATTGCCGCAGGCGGAGCCGGGACGGGCACCGGATGCCCATGAACCACTGCTGCGGGAAATATTCTTAAACTTTGAACGGAAAGCAAAAGCGCCCGCTATAGTAGCGCCTTCCGATGAAACGATCCACAAGGACGCACTGATGCATGCATTGAAAGGCACTTCCGAAATACTTGGCACGCAGATCGGCGAAGGCAACCTGTTGCTTCTGTGTGAAGGAGCGCCCTTCCCTACCATTGGTGATATGACAGGACTGGAATGGGTACTGTTCGGGACCTACCACCTGCAGCGTCATACCCGCCAGCTGGTGCAGATGCAATCCCATTCCAACACCGCATCCGCATAA
- a CDS encoding RNA polymerase alpha subunit C-terminal domain-containing protein, whose product MAKGTLRICEKGHSYYKSSDCPVCPVCEQEKKPQSGFLSRLGAPARRALANAGIDSPEKLALHTEKEILTLHGMGPSSLPVLRAVLKESNLAFRTGS is encoded by the coding sequence ATGGCAAAGGGAACACTCAGGATCTGCGAAAAAGGGCACAGCTATTATAAGAGCAGCGATTGTCCGGTTTGCCCCGTTTGTGAGCAGGAGAAAAAGCCCCAAAGCGGTTTCCTCTCCCGGCTGGGCGCACCGGCTCGAAGGGCCCTGGCAAATGCAGGCATCGACAGCCCGGAGAAGCTGGCATTGCACACAGAAAAAGAGATCTTAACCCTGCATGGAATGGGACCGTCTTCCCTGCCTGTTTTAAGAGCGGTTTTGAAGGAGTCGAATCTGGCATTCCGTACCGGCAGCTGA
- a CDS encoding iron chaperone: MPAAKFTTVDEYINAFSGIQKKRLEEMRKIVKQAAPKNATEVISYNMPAIKTSAVLVYYAGYAKHIGFYPTGSPIKVFADRLLDYKTSKGAVQFPLEQHLPRVLIKEMVGFRAKATKEKATLTKTGDGKK, translated from the coding sequence ATGCCTGCTGCAAAATTTACTACCGTGGATGAATACATTAACGCCTTCTCCGGCATACAGAAGAAGCGGCTGGAAGAAATGCGGAAGATCGTCAAACAGGCCGCTCCGAAAAATGCAACGGAGGTGATCAGTTACAATATGCCCGCAATAAAGACCAGTGCGGTTCTGGTGTATTATGCGGGGTACGCAAAGCACATCGGTTTTTATCCTACGGGGTCGCCGATAAAAGTATTTGCCGACAGGCTGTTGGACTACAAGACTTCCAAAGGTGCCGTACAGTTTCCGCTGGAGCAGCACCTGCCGCGGGTACTGATCAAAGAAATGGTCGGCTTTCGTGCAAAGGCGACAAAAGAAAAAGCCACGCTCACAAAAACAGGAGATGGAAAAAAGTAA
- a CDS encoding VOC family protein: MINLIYPCLWFDGNGKEAASFYAGIFPDTKIGSESAMVVTVDTNGQKLMLLNGGPLFKPNPSVSFLIANEDEKETERLYRELIKGGAALMPLEVYPFSKKYGWVMDKYGISWQLYTGDSGATTQYLIPTLMFINKQNGRAKEAIGFYTALFPGSKTENILEYPEGGGDTPGNVQHAQFHISGYTLGAMDSSLNHPFDFNEAISLVVECDTQEEIDHFWNALTADGGAESMCGWLKDKFGLSWQIIPTRLSQLMAAGNPEASGRMMEALMKMKKLDIAALEAAYNEGVK, translated from the coding sequence ATGATCAATCTAATTTATCCTTGTCTTTGGTTCGATGGCAACGGAAAAGAGGCGGCTTCATTTTATGCCGGTATTTTTCCCGACACAAAGATCGGGTCTGAATCAGCGATGGTGGTAACAGTGGACACTAATGGTCAGAAACTGATGCTCCTTAACGGAGGACCGCTGTTTAAACCCAATCCTTCCGTCTCCTTTTTGATCGCGAATGAAGATGAGAAAGAAACGGAACGGCTGTACCGGGAACTGATAAAAGGCGGAGCGGCATTAATGCCCCTGGAAGTATATCCCTTCAGTAAAAAATATGGATGGGTGATGGATAAATACGGTATTTCCTGGCAATTGTATACCGGAGACAGCGGCGCCACTACCCAGTACCTTATTCCCACACTGATGTTTATAAACAAACAGAACGGCCGGGCAAAAGAAGCGATCGGTTTTTATACCGCGCTTTTCCCGGGATCAAAGACCGAGAACATCCTGGAATACCCGGAAGGCGGTGGTGATACGCCCGGTAATGTACAACATGCGCAGTTCCATATCAGTGGTTATACACTGGGAGCAATGGATAGCTCCCTCAATCATCCGTTTGATTTTAATGAAGCGATTTCTCTCGTGGTGGAATGTGATACACAGGAAGAAATCGATCATTTCTGGAACGCGCTTACCGCCGATGGCGGAGCAGAAAGCATGTGCGGCTGGCTGAAAGATAAATTCGGACTCAGCTGGCAGATCATACCAACCCGGCTTAGTCAGCTGATGGCTGCCGGTAACCCGGAAGCTTCCGGACGGATGATGGAAGCACTGATGAAAATGAAAAAGCTGGACATAGCGGCACTGGAAGCTGCTTACAATGAAGGTGTTAAATGA
- a CDS encoding SRPBCC family protein: METYSYKQQINAPAKKVWDILWNTDSYKLWTAPFAPGSTIESDWKVQGRTRFLDGKGNGMVSTIHSMNEPSELIFEHLGSIQNGVEDTTSDAVKQWAGSLERYYLREEGGVTTLEARVDTDPQFKEMMDNGFTRGFEIVKELAEK; this comes from the coding sequence ATGGAAACCTATTCTTACAAACAACAAATCAATGCGCCCGCAAAAAAAGTGTGGGACATACTGTGGAACACAGATTCTTACAAGCTATGGACAGCCCCTTTTGCGCCCGGCTCTACAATAGAATCAGACTGGAAGGTACAGGGCCGTACCCGCTTTCTTGACGGCAAGGGCAATGGTATGGTCAGTACCATTCACAGCATGAATGAGCCCTCGGAGCTGATTTTTGAGCATCTGGGCTCTATTCAGAACGGGGTTGAGGACACCACCAGTGATGCGGTAAAACAATGGGCGGGCTCCCTGGAACGGTATTATCTCAGGGAAGAAGGAGGTGTTACAACACTCGAAGCCCGGGTGGATACCGATCCGCAATTCAAGGAAATGATGGACAATGGATTTACCAGGGGCTTTGAAATTGTAAAAGAACTGGCAGAAAAATAG
- a CDS encoding VOC family protein: MTKLNPYLNFDGTAEAAFNFYRSVFGGEFLGGGIMRMNTAPGTEQLPEEEKNRVMHVALPVGDSVLMASDIVPSMGHKLTVGNSNYISIFPESREEADRLFKELSEGGKVEMPLADQFWGDYFGSFEDKFGVYWMINYSARQENK; encoded by the coding sequence ATGACAAAATTAAATCCCTATCTGAATTTTGACGGAACAGCTGAAGCCGCATTTAATTTTTACAGATCAGTTTTTGGCGGTGAATTCCTGGGCGGCGGCATTATGCGTATGAATACTGCGCCGGGTACCGAACAGCTTCCTGAAGAGGAGAAAAACAGAGTGATGCATGTGGCACTTCCCGTAGGCGACAGTGTGCTGATGGCATCGGATATCGTTCCTTCCATGGGACATAAACTGACTGTTGGTAACAGCAACTATATTTCCATTTTTCCCGAGAGCCGCGAGGAGGCAGACCGTTTATTCAAGGAACTGTCCGAAGGCGGAAAAGTGGAAATGCCGCTGGCCGACCAGTTCTGGGGCGACTATTTCGGAAGCTTTGAAGACAAATTCGGCGTATACTGGATGATCAACTATTCCGCCCGGCAGGAAAACAAATGA
- a CDS encoding DinB family protein, producing the protein MKTTASKLQLVIPAYRMHSQQFNNAIDGISDTDALKRIEGRTNHIVWMAGNLVNCRYWLADVLGIPDKDPNEALFKDAKALDESLAYPSLTVLKEEWHRISRVLFEKLNTVTDEALEEPYKFDMGVSFIKENKLNMVGMCLGREDYLFGQIGLMRRILDYPGMRYDMDETINY; encoded by the coding sequence ATGAAAACAACAGCAAGCAAATTACAATTGGTGATCCCGGCTTACCGGATGCACAGCCAGCAGTTCAATAATGCAATTGATGGCATCAGCGATACCGATGCCTTGAAAAGGATCGAAGGAAGAACCAATCATATCGTATGGATGGCCGGCAACCTGGTTAATTGCCGCTACTGGCTGGCCGATGTACTGGGTATCCCGGATAAAGACCCCAACGAAGCGCTTTTTAAGGATGCAAAAGCGCTGGATGAATCCCTTGCTTATCCCTCGCTTACCGTATTAAAGGAGGAGTGGCACCGGATCTCCCGGGTACTTTTTGAAAAGCTCAATACCGTAACAGACGAAGCGCTGGAGGAGCCTTATAAATTTGACATGGGTGTCAGCTTTATCAAAGAAAATAAACTTAATATGGTTGGCATGTGTCTGGGCCGGGAGGATTATCTTTTTGGTCAGATCGGCCTGATGCGCCGCATCCTTGATTACCCGGGCATGCGGTATGATATGGATGAAACGATCAACTATTAA
- a CDS encoding ThuA domain-containing protein: MKTAKAILFFWAISCALPAPAQFAKPLFRVIAFYSAKHDPAHISFVEEANKWFAVTAAQEHFYYEATDDWNRLDTAVLSRYQLVLFLDARPDKAEQRKAFETYMQHGGAWMGFHFSAFALPGSAYPDNWPWYHNDFLGSGNYVSNTWRPTAAFLRTEQKEHPALKGLPAVFRSSPNEWYRWQNDLRKNPDIDILLSIDPRSFPLGTGPKPQEIWHNGYYPVVWSNRKYHMIYFNMGHNDIDYEHHTNRELSFTFQNPIQNRLILNALFWLGAREQHQPKRSVVQAGALK; the protein is encoded by the coding sequence ATGAAAACCGCGAAGGCGATCCTCTTTTTTTGGGCCATCAGCTGTGCCCTTCCTGCCCCTGCTCAGTTTGCGAAACCCCTGTTCAGGGTAATTGCCTTTTACAGTGCGAAACATGACCCGGCACATATCAGTTTTGTAGAGGAGGCCAATAAATGGTTTGCGGTCACTGCCGCACAGGAGCATTTTTATTATGAGGCCACCGATGACTGGAACCGCCTCGATACCGCGGTTCTTTCCCGCTACCAGCTCGTATTATTCCTGGATGCCCGCCCCGACAAGGCGGAACAGCGAAAGGCATTTGAAACCTATATGCAGCATGGCGGAGCCTGGATGGGGTTTCATTTCTCGGCCTTTGCGCTGCCGGGATCTGCTTATCCGGACAACTGGCCCTGGTATCATAACGACTTTCTCGGATCAGGCAATTATGTCAGCAACACCTGGCGGCCGACCGCTGCATTCTTAAGAACAGAACAAAAAGAACATCCTGCATTAAAGGGGCTACCGGCGGTCTTCCGTTCTTCCCCCAATGAGTGGTACCGCTGGCAAAACGACCTGAGGAAGAACCCCGACATCGACATCCTGTTGTCCATTGACCCTCGCAGTTTTCCATTGGGCACAGGCCCAAAACCGCAGGAAATATGGCATAACGGCTACTACCCGGTGGTATGGAGCAACCGGAAATACCATATGATCTACTTTAATATGGGGCATAATGACATTGACTACGAGCACCACACCAACCGGGAATTGTCTTTCACTTTTCAGAACCCCATTCAGAACCGGCTGATCCTTAATGCTCTGTTCTGGCTGGGCGCCCGGGAGCAGCACCAGCCCAAACGGTCAGTTGTGCAGGCGGGGGCTTTAAAATGA
- a CDS encoding OsmC family protein, translating into MTSEVRYNGDLRTTCTHLKSGSHFETDAPIDNNGKGERFSPTDLLATSLATCMVTVMGIKARTMDFDLNDIRIEVLKKMAADPRRVSGIDLKVHIPEALAGVDARTIAVLKNTGNTCPVAKSLHPDIEVNVDWGAWQ; encoded by the coding sequence ATGACCTCAGAAGTACGATACAACGGTGATTTACGGACCACCTGCACCCATTTAAAGAGCGGGTCGCATTTTGAAACAGATGCGCCTATTGATAACAACGGAAAAGGAGAAAGGTTTTCCCCCACCGACCTGCTGGCGACCAGCCTGGCAACCTGCATGGTTACCGTAATGGGCATCAAGGCCCGTACAATGGACTTTGACCTGAACGATATCCGTATTGAGGTCCTGAAAAAGATGGCGGCAGACCCGAGGCGTGTAAGCGGTATCGATCTGAAAGTGCATATCCCGGAAGCACTGGCAGGGGTCGATGCCCGGACCATTGCTGTTTTGAAGAACACGGGGAATACCTGCCCTGTGGCAAAAAGCCTTCACCCGGATATTGAAGTAAATGTGGATTGGGGAGCCTGGCAATAA
- the lipA gene encoding lipoyl synthase: protein MIELPVTTKIKKPDWLRVKLPIGESYKHVRGLVDQHKLHTICESGNCPNMGECWGDGTATFMILGNICTRSCGFCAVATGRPEAVDHDEPQRVAEAIYLMKVKHAVITSVDRDELKDGGASIWFNTIRAVKALNPGTTLETLIPDFKGKKEDIQTVMEAAPEVISHNIETVERLTKKVRIQAKYWRSMEVIRTLKEGGARTKSGIMLGLGETKDEVLETLQNLKDNGCDVVTIGQYLQPTPKHLPVQRFVHPDEFAFYKDAGYEMGLDYVESGPLVRSSYHSDRHVYPGLGRIQWEESKKMVS from the coding sequence ATGATCGAATTACCGGTAACAACTAAGATAAAAAAACCCGACTGGCTCCGGGTAAAACTGCCGATAGGTGAAAGCTATAAGCATGTACGGGGCCTGGTGGATCAGCACAAACTGCATACGATCTGCGAAAGCGGCAACTGTCCCAACATGGGGGAATGCTGGGGGGACGGAACGGCAACGTTTATGATCCTTGGGAATATCTGTACCCGCAGCTGCGGATTTTGTGCCGTGGCAACCGGTCGCCCGGAAGCAGTGGATCACGACGAGCCGCAACGCGTGGCCGAAGCCATTTACCTGATGAAGGTGAAACATGCGGTAATTACATCGGTTGACCGGGATGAACTGAAAGACGGAGGCGCATCGATCTGGTTCAATACCATCCGTGCAGTGAAGGCCCTTAATCCCGGAACCACCCTCGAAACGCTGATCCCTGATTTTAAAGGAAAGAAGGAAGACATTCAGACGGTTATGGAAGCAGCGCCTGAAGTGATCTCCCACAATATTGAAACGGTGGAGCGGCTGACCAAAAAAGTGCGCATCCAGGCCAAGTACTGGCGCAGTATGGAAGTAATCCGCACCCTCAAAGAAGGCGGCGCCCGCACCAAGAGCGGTATCATGCTGGGACTGGGTGAAACCAAAGACGAAGTGCTGGAAACCCTGCAGAATCTGAAAGACAACGGCTGTGATGTGGTTACCATCGGTCAATACCTGCAGCCGACTCCCAAGCACCTTCCGGTTCAGCGCTTTGTACACCCCGATGAATTTGCCTTCTACAAGGACGCGGGTTATGAAATGGGACTGGACTATGTGGAAAGTGGTCCTCTTGTACGTTCTTCCTACCACAGCGACCGTCATGTTTATCCCGGTCTCGGGCGTATACAATGGGAGGAAAGCAAAAAGATGGTAAGCTGA
- a CDS encoding YceI family protein, whose amino-acid sequence MKKFLLLLTLSAFGFQLFAQTSWSVDPMHSSVNFTIKHMGISFVAGKFDQFQGTMEATRPDFTDAKIGFTVATTSINTGVEPRDKHLKTADFFDAEQFPEMKFVSTGFKKKTGTQYILTGDLTIKDVTKPVTLQVTYGGKTKNQMGKEVIGFQTAIKINRFDYHIQYDPTGQAVARDVEVKIYLELQPRK is encoded by the coding sequence ATGAAGAAGTTTCTTTTATTACTGACGCTTTCTGCGTTCGGGTTCCAGTTATTTGCGCAAACCTCCTGGTCGGTGGATCCCATGCATTCCTCTGTTAACTTTACGATCAAACACATGGGCATCAGTTTTGTAGCCGGTAAATTTGATCAGTTCCAGGGCACTATGGAAGCCACCCGCCCCGATTTTACAGACGCAAAGATCGGTTTTACCGTAGCCACCACCAGTATAAACACCGGTGTGGAACCGCGTGACAAACACCTGAAGACTGCTGATTTTTTTGATGCAGAGCAATTTCCAGAAATGAAATTTGTAAGTACCGGTTTTAAAAAGAAGACCGGGACGCAATATATCCTTACCGGTGATCTCACGATCAAGGACGTTACCAAACCGGTAACCCTCCAGGTAACCTATGGTGGTAAAACAAAGAACCAGATGGGTAAAGAAGTGATCGGATTTCAGACTGCTATAAAAATCAACCGCTTCGATTATCACATCCAGTATGATCCTACCGGCCAGGCCGTTGCCAGGGACGTAGAGGTGAAAATCTACCTGGAGCTGCAACCCCGGAAATAA
- a CDS encoding NAD(P)H-dependent oxidoreductase: MEIIEQLNWRYATKAMNGTRIPKEKIDRILEAARLAPTSNGLQPFEIIAISNPDLKEKIRPAAFNQQQITGCSHLLVFAAWDKYTPERIDGFIEHTAAERGGDRERLESYRQSLMDKFGSMDAADSYAHAARQAYLSLGVTVVAAAVEGVDNTPMEGFDPDQLDAILGLRERGLRTAVIIALGYRDAEKDWLVNLKKVRKHKAQFITELN; this comes from the coding sequence ATGGAAATAATCGAACAGCTGAACTGGCGCTACGCCACTAAAGCAATGAACGGAACCAGGATTCCGAAGGAGAAGATCGACCGCATTTTGGAGGCCGCCCGGCTGGCGCCTACCTCCAACGGGTTACAACCTTTTGAAATTATTGCAATCAGTAATCCGGACCTGAAAGAAAAGATCCGGCCGGCTGCATTCAACCAGCAGCAGATCACCGGGTGCTCTCATCTGCTTGTGTTTGCTGCCTGGGATAAGTATACACCGGAGCGGATCGATGGATTTATTGAACATACCGCTGCAGAACGGGGCGGGGACCGGGAGCGGCTGGAATCCTACCGGCAAAGCCTGATGGATAAATTCGGGAGCATGGATGCTGCAGACAGCTATGCGCATGCTGCCCGGCAGGCTTACCTTTCGCTGGGTGTCACTGTTGTGGCGGCCGCAGTAGAAGGCGTGGACAATACACCGATGGAAGGATTCGATCCGGATCAGCTGGATGCCATCCTGGGCTTAAGGGAAAGAGGACTGAGAACTGCCGTGATCATTGCACTGGGATACCGTGATGCTGAAAAGGACTGGCTGGTCAACCTCAAAAAGGTCAGGAAACATAAAGCGCAGTTTATAACAGAACTCAACTAA
- a CDS encoding family 43 glycosylhydrolase: MKKRTVAVVCLLFFILANACMKRPGDPIVLDDAPVIADTTFTNPILPGGPDPWVVQKDGMYYYTYTQGGKLVLYGTRNLSELASATRKDAWVPPSGTPYSKNLWAPELHQINGKWYFYFAADNGSNANHRMYVVENSAADPMEGSWMMKGKVADSTDQWAIDGTILQYKGTLYMLWSGGNAGAPPQSLYIAKMSNPWTITGEKVKISTPDYSWEKNGNAINEGPQVLRGPGGRVFIVYSASGYWVDGYCLGLLSLEANGDPLNPEDWTKTPQPVFSMKAESGAYGPGHNGFFKSPDGTEDWIIYHARSLPNGGSNNGRNPRIQKFTWNADGTPNFGEPVKINEPVRKPSGETVRFQYVKDDWSIAGFSSEEQNNSRLAIRLIDNDLTTYWITRYSTNPTNYPDHWITVDMSKSLWVDGFTISQKAGDRKIKELEILVSDDNGSWEPLGLFTLNNIDRTRQYLTLPSRKRFRYFKLRPVSGYDAQPQPGLAEVSAFIKRKND, from the coding sequence ATGAAAAAAAGAACTGTCGCTGTTGTCTGCCTGTTATTTTTTATACTGGCAAATGCCTGCATGAAACGGCCCGGTGATCCTATCGTGTTAGATGATGCACCGGTTATTGCCGATACCACATTCACCAACCCCATCCTGCCCGGTGGCCCGGATCCCTGGGTGGTACAAAAAGATGGGATGTATTATTACACCTATACCCAGGGTGGTAAACTGGTCCTTTACGGAACCAGGAATCTTTCGGAGCTGGCCTCTGCCACCCGGAAGGACGCCTGGGTGCCACCCTCCGGCACACCCTATTCCAAGAACCTGTGGGCACCGGAATTACACCAGATCAATGGAAAATGGTATTTCTATTTTGCTGCGGATAACGGATCCAATGCCAATCACCGGATGTATGTGGTGGAAAACAGTGCCGCCGACCCGATGGAAGGCAGCTGGATGATGAAAGGCAAGGTAGCGGATTCCACGGATCAATGGGCCATTGACGGGACCATTTTACAATATAAGGGCACGCTGTATATGCTGTGGTCCGGAGGAAATGCCGGTGCTCCGCCCCAGAGTTTGTATATCGCAAAAATGAGCAACCCCTGGACGATAACCGGCGAAAAAGTAAAGATCAGCACACCTGATTACAGCTGGGAAAAGAACGGGAATGCCATTAATGAAGGCCCGCAGGTACTGCGGGGGCCGGGCGGCAGGGTATTTATCGTTTATTCGGCAAGCGGGTATTGGGTAGACGGTTATTGCCTGGGACTGTTAAGTCTTGAAGCAAACGGAGACCCCCTGAACCCGGAGGACTGGACAAAAACACCGCAACCGGTATTTTCAATGAAAGCCGAAAGCGGGGCTTATGGGCCCGGGCATAACGGATTTTTCAAATCACCGGACGGAACAGAGGACTGGATCATCTATCATGCCAGGAGCCTGCCCAACGGGGGAAGCAACAATGGCCGGAACCCGCGTATCCAAAAGTTTACATGGAATGCTGACGGTACACCAAATTTTGGGGAGCCTGTTAAAATAAATGAACCGGTCAGAAAACCGTCCGGGGAAACGGTACGTTTTCAGTATGTAAAAGACGATTGGTCCATTGCCGGTTTTAGTTCTGAAGAACAAAATAACAGCCGCCTGGCGATCCGCCTGATCGATAATGATCTTACGACCTACTGGATCACAAGATACTCGACCAACCCGACCAACTATCCCGATCATTGGATCACCGTTGATATGAGTAAAAGCTTATGGGTGGACGGTTTTACCATTTCTCAAAAAGCAGGTGACCGGAAGATAAAAGAGCTGGAGATACTGGTCAGTGATGATAACGGAAGCTGGGAGCCCCTCGGTTTGTTTACACTGAATAATATAGACCGGACCCGGCAATACCTGACGCTGCCATCGCGGAAACGATTCCGCTACTTTAAATTGCGTCCTGTATCGGGCTACGATGCCCAGCCTCAGCCGGGACTGGCCGAAGTAAGTGCTTTTATAAAAAGAAAGAATGATTGA
- a CDS encoding DUF6683 family protein, translating into MKKNRFSRCFLLLFSFGITSVNSHAQIGNPGLIYQGAFNNAMFMNTQTAIRRSMQKQAASGYKAQSNTSLNNRFSYTPSATVRQKLTRSIAESMAGTNKPAIQSNINMLTRAALLRDFENLLRQYDFNSHNLADVFAAYIIVSWETASGNDASNSRKGIEAFRKEVHQTFSATPEMAQLSNEQKQTATETLSYLAILTIMINRELATKGNSRAITQVRDNMARMTLQVTGMDVSQYLLTPKGLVKK; encoded by the coding sequence ATGAAAAAGAATAGATTCAGCCGGTGTTTTCTCTTATTGTTTTCCTTTGGCATCACTTCCGTCAACAGCCACGCGCAAATCGGAAACCCCGGTCTGATCTACCAGGGTGCTTTTAACAATGCGATGTTTATGAATACCCAGACAGCCATCCGGCGCAGTATGCAAAAACAGGCAGCTTCGGGCTATAAGGCACAAAGCAATACCAGCCTGAATAACAGGTTCAGCTATACCCCTTCCGCAACCGTGCGTCAAAAGCTGACCCGGTCTATTGCAGAAAGCATGGCCGGAACGAATAAGCCGGCCATACAATCCAATATAAATATGCTTACCAGGGCTGCATTGCTCCGGGATTTTGAAAACCTGCTCCGGCAATATGATTTTAACAGCCATAATCTGGCAGATGTATTTGCAGCCTATATAATCGTTTCCTGGGAAACTGCCAGCGGTAACGATGCCTCCAATAGCCGGAAAGGTATTGAGGCTTTCAGAAAAGAAGTACATCAAACCTTTTCTGCCACCCCGGAAATGGCTCAATTAAGCAATGAGCAAAAGCAAACCGCCACAGAAACGCTTTCCTACCTGGCCATACTCACGATTATGATCAACCGTGAACTGGCCACTAAAGGGAACAGTCGCGCTATAACACAAGTACGTGATAATATGGCCAGGATGACCCTGCAGGTTACCGGCATGGATGTTTCCCAATACCTTCTTACACCGAAAGGCCTTGTTAAAAAATAA